The following DNA comes from Papaver somniferum cultivar HN1 chromosome 4, ASM357369v1, whole genome shotgun sequence.
TCTCACTATGatgacatcttgaactttcttaTTATACAAACCCTACAAAAtcacggaaaccctaaagttTACGTGACATTAGAAATGGTTTTGCTTAAGGGGATCGGTCTTACCATAGGTGAGGATCAATTCCGTCTTAGTTCCGCGAATAGGTTGGGATCGATTCTACCCTGGTTCCCCATACATATGGGCATCAGTCCTTCCTTGAttttcaatgaaaaccggaccacCAACCCAATTGATTTATTTCAACCACTAAACAAATTAGTAAGTCTAATTTATTAAACTATTGTAATCAAACATAATTTGCTAGGAATGAAATCAAGTTCATTATACAATTaacaagttacaaatattatgtctatgttgaaattacgaagttcaagagataaATATTATACTTCGTATTTCGATATACCCAAGTTGtaaaacaacttgtatattcttccttgacactttgatcattaAAAGATGATAAAGTCtataatactagagtttcatgtatataactttgtatgttttgttttcaagctaaactgttagagcatatctcggtcgaactcgcaagcgttattatctcaagcttgtttgtcaagtttagttgatcaaaactatagtcttaatTTCTATTCTACCTAtaggagtttcggactaggatatattgtgtagttgagctttagacttcacggcgcttacaacttaagacgaagatctactgaagaactcggaggaacttcatcaacaaaaggtatgtggagactaaaacttatctatcactcataagtataTTCTATTATACTCTATCTCGTATTGGGACAAAGTcgtatttatatatataatttcatatcatacacatttgttatttcgagctgagtataactcgcctatctatttctcgaaatatgtgttggtagattTTTTGTCTTTGCTACGTtcttcattattcttgacgagtttagttgggaacaatttatctgttgaaaactaaatataagtcaaaagatgacatGTGGAAATTGCATtgaaacatattacatgatttgtgtgagacggtcatttgatgtcgacttggaaaatttcgtattgatcattcgatcgctTTAAAATTGTTTATTagataatggtttgtgtgagacagccattatcgtcttctaagaatatttcaatgattgaaatgagagttaaaaCTAAAACCCTTTTTCTGGAATACATCACaatatgcgtaccagtatgcgaactgtgtAAGTATGATTCGGGTCCGGAaaataagtttgcatacccgtatacgaACTGTTTTAACTGTGGAAGttcgggaactaagtttgcatacccgtttgcgaatgGTTTTGAaaatatgagggtacccaaatataacaCAATCTTAAACGTTTCCAcccataagtcctcttaccgaaagtaatTTTCTATGGaccaagtcgagacaatacaacgaatcggtatttacactttgtgtgatcgtctatggatacgagatcgagacaatacaacaatcaaagtgtgattacttgataataggttcggtattaaccaaactctataggatcactatcaattaatacggaattaatgtttgtgtaacttattttaaattataataacaacaattataatttcggaaattaaaagtaaatgacacaacaagattttgttaacaaggaaaccgcaaatgcagaaaacccccgggacctagtccagaattgaatactctcagaattaagccgttatacaaaatctaaaccaacttcgtgtagttgagaccaggcaactaaacatatagttcacctaggttcttcagtatccctgcgcttccggcATTCGATAAGTGCATGCActtgaacaattcatttggttcgtattccaaacagtaaaggaacaacaaatctgttcggtaacaactctattcaatctcagtgatatgagtttgacaaaggctcttctgtttaatccaataatcTTCTTTGACGGGTTCAAGATCTATCTATcaaacaactaccgaagtagcagagtttagacttTGCAATCAAATACAGAATCCACCAAGATACTATATAGTGAtgtcgatctacgcaactaatcaatcaaatctatcaaagataaaccgattatagttggattccagtcgatcaagtttttttcacatcaaagatatgaaaccaataagaaatctttttgtcttcaaatcttctttgatcttcaataaacacctgcacaccacaatttaaatctcttgtgatcaatcacgcacataacaaaGTCTGTTAAGAAtatattatcacaagacgtctttagatctacaaacagttctaaagatcccgtcgacacttcgatctagtgtGAGTGAATCCtaaatcagaagagaagattttcaagaataaaaaaactagatgcaatcaaagttcaacaaccgttagtcaatcaaatcaatcgaaaactaaaataaactgcaattgtctagtttcccaccaacgatactcgtagatcttcttgatcccacataagtctttaaacgagtggtcgtaagagatttcacctaattagggtaggTCTATTCCCAAAGTAGATGGAGTTATTTCTCTCAGTTGTAGTAAAAGAAGCGGGTCTTGATACAGATGTAGGATAAGAAACTGTTGATGTTGGAGAAGGTAGAATACCAGTACCTCTACCATAACTTATACCAGAATTAGAGCCACGACCTCCTGTATAGAAACCTCTTGAGTTACCTCTACCATTGTTACTACCAGAAGCATATAAGGCTCtatttgttgattcaattgaaGAATTTGCAATTTTGGTATTGATAACAAGTTCTTCACTAAGCAAAAAATTTTGTAATTCAAGACTGGTAACAGGTGGATTATAATCATTTAACCACCTAATGTAACTACTACAATCACATCATCATAAATAACAGATCTGGTATGACGCCAACTGATCAGTAATAGTTTTGATTTCATTGGTGTAAGTAGCAATAGTAGAGTTTCCTTTCTTAATGTTCATTAGTTTTGTTCTCAATTAAATTTAGTGAGTTGAAGAAATTCGAGCAAAATAATCAGAGATACCTTTAGAAAGTTTGTATGATGAAGTTGCAAAAACAAAATATGAGATAACACTATCAGAGATCGTCgaatctgaaaaggcgagggtacccaaatatacctcaagctaaaacttttcatacctataagtcatttctccgaaagtgattatctatggactgagtcgagataatacaactaatcggttcacactttgtgtgatcgtctatggatacgagatcgagacaatacaacaacgaagtatgtttacttgatataaaggttcagacttaaccaaacacaataggattccttatcaagtaaataggaattaacatttgtgtaatttactttaattataataaaacagttataatgcggaaaataaaagtaaatgacacaacaagattttgttaaagaggaaaccgcaaatgcagaaaaaccccgggacctagtccagaattgaatactctcaggattaatccgttacacaaaattacacctaacttcgtatagttgagaccaagtacctaactctatagtatacctagttccgtctgtattcccactcctccgactttttaataagtcacgtacttggaacaatccctttgattcgtattccaaacagtaaaggaacaagaaatctttttggtatcaactctattcaaccaagtgatatgaatcagacaaaggctcttctgtttatctcaacataaactccttcgtcgggtctagatctattttatgttcaatcacccaaagttaatcggttaagattaagacaacaacatctttaatccgaagaatcgtgttgatgccgatctactcaattaatcaatccaatataccacaaggataaaccgattattaattggatcctcttttcccaaacaagtattgtgcacaccaaagattataaaacccaagtcagatcttcaatatcttctttgtcttcaaatcttcttaaatcttcaacaaaatactgcacacaatcacttgaatctcttgtgatcaatcacgcacagaacgaagtctgttaacaatggattatcacaagatcgtctttagaactaacaatagtctaaagatccctgtcgaagctctgaactagtttgagtgaatcttatatcagaagagaggattctcaagaataaacaaactaggtgcaatcatatttcaaccaccgttagtcaatcaaatcaatcgaaaacaaagataaaacgcaattatctagtttcccaccaacgggtcctgcgatagcttctcaatcccaaagaagactttaaaacgagcggccgtaagagatttcacctaattagattactctcctctccggtaggcggctacaccagtaacaaagacaaaagaggaagtctgttgttatgaaggattagtttgctaaaaaggcaaacttcgtgtatttatagacaaggaagtttggaaaccgaggaatttccaaaaccgaaaatattctcaagatattcataaatgcacaaattaggttttcataattcctggaaatgctctgtccaaaaatacaatcgaaatctctcggaaaatctaattagtaaatgcacattactaattccataatttccctacaaagttagattaataaccttaattaaaagattcttaacttacttacgTTTTGATCCCGGGATTTTATTACATtatcctttaaggaatatctttgaaaaattacaaaaataaacattcacagcacgtgttcaaagtttgtcgacatctttactttgtaagttctctttcacacttacaaccttgaaaccgattttccacacttccaaacaagtttagaataggttcatcttactttcaagaactatgtgattgatcaaaccaacattcaatcacaatcatgggttttcggttgtaccaaaacaagtttcggttctacctccatgtgagtactacgcatagttacactagcttcccaaagattcggttgactaggtactaggatcggttccccacatatatatggtattaaatttatatatgttgcacatgtccataggatcagttcccctttctgctataaaccttgttgcaccccatacataatcacaatagcattcaaatgattatgtcgatgtcttatctataaagtttaatggttaaacaataaacctcgcattgtattccttgatactatgtctatctagagttcaaatatgcttcacagttatgttttcaatatgcacgacttgaaagatacgttaaggaatgaaacagttcaagtcaaatatcactaacctcaagtggaaggatgattattgccgttgtagctccttgcttcttcacatcttcaagacttcgcaatattgtaatgtctcatatcctaatactttcaagctaacctatacgaagtttaactctagtacataatcaagcgactcttaacatgagttttgattcactaaaatatgacaaccaaacttgacataccaacgcttggtgggttctaccgagcaatgctctaacagaatctaTCCACATCATTATAGTTGCATATTCATCCATCCAATATGTATGTGATGTCTTTTCTGCACCATTTTTAGCATTAGCACGTGTTGTAAATTGAGGAGGACACTCATGAGAACCATCAAGAAATTTCCTAATCTTGAACTTTCGAATTACTAGTAACATTAATCCTTTCCAAATGATGAAATTGTTATCCTTGAGTTTTAGTTGAACAATACTTGTAAATTGATTGATCGGAAACTTAGAGATCCAAAAAGAAGTTGGATTTTCCATTGATTAGATCTGTGAATCTTAATAATGAGAAAGAATTTCAAGAATAGCTCAAGAAGATCAAGAATTCGAAATTGAAGTAGATTTATATATGAAAGTATGATAATTGTAAAGAAGAATCTCAGAAGAtttaaatgaagaagaagattagatgaagagaatagaagaagaaggtgaagatcATAATCGAGCATCATAAAACAGGATATGACCGATTTTTCCGAATGATACCATAATAACACAGACAAATCTAGTAACTAAAATTCTTCATTAAGCTACATATATGTCAGTATGGGACATTAAATACAGAGAGATATAGAGAGGAGATAACAGGAAAGAATGTAATCCATACACGTGTAATAATCCTATACAGACTATAACAAAAACAGTTATGACAACTAACATTAGCTGTAATAAACAAATACAGTTTTATGATTATTACAATCTTGAAGTTGAAATTAGTCACATTTTATGATACACATTGCTTTAAAGGGAATTACAAATTTAAATTATACCACCTCAGTTTCTGCAAAGCGTATTATCAGTTTtgtagaaacaaaaaataaatggtGCATGCATCATTGAAGATCAAAAATGGGAAGAGCATTGAATTCTGGACTGATAAATGGATTGGTAATGATACATTGTAGACCAAATTCCTAGAATTTACAAAATTTCAAGAACTAAAAAGGCTACAGTAAGGGACATGATGAATGAAGATGGAGCTTGGAAATTTTAACTTTATAAGGGCTTTAAATGACCAGGAGATGGGGGATATTGCTGAGTTGTTACAAGTATTAGGTATGGTCACATAAATTTCAGATGAGATTATCAAAGATTGCAGAAAACGGCGTTTGGGACGGATTTTTAGTTGCCAATTGCTACGCTTTTCTTGACGTTGATGGATTGTTGGTCTTCCCATATAAGCAGGTATGGAACCCAATAGTACCTTTAAAAGTTTCTTTTTTAGTCTGGACAATGTGTCATGATGGTGCTCCTTCCCTTGAGGTTCTGTATAAAGCTGGTAGAGTTCAATATAGCTTATGCCTTTTGTGTGGAATAGAACAAGAATCAAAAAATCACCTGCTTCTACATTGTTGTGAAACAAGGAAGTTGTGTTTTGACACGGTTAAGAAAAATGTCTATGAATGGGGGAGGAGAAAAAAGTCTAAGATATTTATGATTCAGCTGTGGAGCATATTACCTTTTGCTATTTGGTGGTTTATCTGGAAAGAAAGAAATTGCAGGCTTTACAAGGGTTTCAAGAGGAGTATTGATCAGCTAATAATTTCTATTAAATGTATTTATAGTTGGCTAGTTAACACCAGATTGTTTCATAGTTATTCTTTAAGGATTTTGATTTGTAATTGGGATGTTGTAGTTACCCGCAGGTAGCTTAGCACTTTTTGTCTTTCACTATCTTTCATGGTTTTGATGAAATTTAGTCCTTTATAAAATTTGCCCTTTTGCTCTCAAAAAAAAATGGTGCATGCATCGGGCTTACTCAATATTTGAAGTGTTGCCCAAATCGAAGTTCACGAACTAAAGGACAGGCCCATTTATAAAAATGAACCCATAACAACTGTGCCCTAAATCACCAACTTCTCCTATAAACCTCAACTCCTCCTCCTACGTCACTCCTCCTAAGAATTCCTTCCTCTGTAGCGATGGCCTGTACTATTGATTTCCGGCGCTTAGACGAAGGCCTCGGCGGGACTAGAAACAAAAGAAAGAGATCAGATGAAGAAGAGCTCGAATTCACCTTTACCAACACATCAATGGATGTTGATGATGAAGGTGAACCATCAGCAAAGCGAACTGCAATCTCATCAGCTGAAGGTAAACCTACCTACGACGGAGTAATAGCAGGACGAGTATCAGGTCGTAAATGGAAACAACCAAGAACTAAAAGGGCTTCAGCTATGAATATCAAAGTGAATCCAAGAACATTTGATGAGAGGATGAAGGAGAAAGAGATTAAGAAGGCATttaaatcaagagttgatgaattGAAACTAGAGATTAAGAATAATAAGATTGAAAAGAGATTGgaaagagaaaaaagagagaagaagaaacaagagaATATATTGAGGACTGGTACTAAAATTCAGAAGATTACTAATCCAAAGACTTTGAAGAAGATTTCTAAGAGTAAGAATAAAGGTCAGCTTAGAAAGGTTCCTGATGAGATGTTTAAGAGGAAATAGATGCCTCAGTTTCTCCCTCTGTAAGTTCTTTCTGTTCTGAACTTTTGGTggattagggttttctttttttcaattaTCGTACTAAATTTGGGATTTATGTTTGCTTTATTTTTTGGTTAAGATTGTAATGAGTAATCATGGAACTGGTTTAAATTTAATGCTTAATTTTGATAATATACTGCTGAATTGTTGGCTatgaaaattttagggtttatcagtGTGATATGAAACTTTAGGGTTTAAATTGTTAATTTGTGGCTTTGGTTCCATTTGTCTTGCCACGGAATTGGTTTAAATTTTAGTAACTTACTGCTGAATTGTTGGCCATGAAATGTAAATTTTAGGATCTAGTTAGGAATTTGTGGATTTGGTTATATTTGTGTAATCATGGGATTGGTTTCAGAAACCCTTTAATTAAATTTGAACAAGTTCTGCAAGCTTCCCGATTTAGGTTGGCACATTAGCTCACCAATAACTTCATTGTTTACTACATTTTCTTACACATAAGTCTGAAACAGTCTGTAGTTTTAGCAGAGTTCGTTTCATTTGTCTTTACTCTCACAATGAAAACGAAATCAAAAGATGAAGTAGGAAATTTTGGATTTAAAGCAAGTCGTATTTTTATGGCAATTTGCTGAGAAAAATTAGAAAAGTCAGGACTCGGGAGGTTCTTTGCTTTATTGTGCTGGAGAGGTGTTTTGCTCAAAAATAAACTTGTGATCAGTCATTTTGACAATACGCTAGTGCTATTGGATTTATAATTATGATCGTAAGCAGCTACCAAATATCAGTTTTTGCTATGCCTCTTCTGTTCACCAGTTAGATCTCACGCCAGTATGTGCTTTCGTATCATCGTATGTAACTATTTCTCTGCATTTTTAGTTAAATGGGCTTATCTTTTTGTGCACGAGTAAGAGGACGGGTGAGAGGATTATGTAGCACCTTTACCTATCAGCAAATATCCTTCAATAGACAGTAGAGCACACACTGCTGATTCTGTTGGTTAGAAGTGGTTTTATGTTTGAGAATAGCTAGAATATCATGATATATTATTTTTAGACATCCCACTCTATGTGAAGACTGCATCCTGTGTTATTATgatatattattatttatttcttgCATACCAACATATTGGGTCATCTTAGAACCTGCATTGTTTTCGTACTATTATGTGGTTTGATACAACAAGTCTTACATGAATTAAAGTAGTGACGATCGATTAGTTAATTGAATGGCATTTCCAGAATGGCATTTCCTGGTTAATCTGAATTGTCAACACTTGATTGAACAATTTCAGGGTTGTGTAGAATTTTCTGTTGCACCTACCATTTTGACGCATCACCTATTATTTGCTCATGAATTGGCTTGATTTTTCTTTATGTCCATACTCTTTACCAGTGAAAAATGGCCACAGAAGAAGTAATAAGTTTCTACGCTGATTGGAAGCTACACATTTATGGTTTTGGTTCTGGTTGTTGTTCAATTTGCTGAAAAGGCTTTGATGCTTAGGCATATTGTTTTCTCCATTATGGTGGATTTGCTGTTATTGCTCAGATTAACCGCATTTCATTTTATCCATCTTAGAAATATATTGTATGAACTTTAATACTTGTGTGTCTTCAGTGTGAGTTATTTCTATTAGTTTTCTTATGGAGTCTAATATGAGAGAAGTTTACCCTGGCCGAGATGGCATTCAGTTACTAGTTTGATTTACGTCATCATGTGGATTATTTGACAAGTTCGATGGCATGTTCTCATGTTTAGAGAAACTTAGTATCATGTATATAATTCAAAGTTCGATGACATGTTCTTATGTTCAGAGAAACATAGAATCAAGGATAAAACCCATTCCTATTTATGTGGGGGGCTGATTTCCCCAAACTTTTCAGCTACTCTTTTGAATTTTCTCACTAATGCTATGATACGTCTTAATGCTATGTTTTACCCGAGCTGAGATGGTATTCGGTTGCTAGAGTAGCATGGAAACGAAATCCAAAGATGAAGTAGGAAATTACAGCAAGTCTCTGCGGCAATTTGCTGTGAAAAATTAGAAAAGTAAGGAGGCTTTTTGCTTTATTCTGCTGGTGAGGTGTTTCGTGTTCTGCTCAAAAGTAAACTTGTTATCAGTTATTTTGGCGATACACTAGTTTATGAAGTGCTATTTGATTTATCATTATGATCATAAGCAGCTACCAAATATCAGTTTTTGCTAGTTAAATGTTTTAACTGTATGCCTCTTCTGTTAACCAGTTAGTGCTCACGCTAAGAAACTTGTCTTTTCTGTCCACGAGTAAGAGAAAGATGAGAGGATTATGTAGCAACCTTACCTATCAGCAAATATGCTTCAATAGACAGGAGAGCGGACACTGCCGACTTCTCTTGTTAAAAGAGGTCCTGTCTTTGAAATAGCAGATTAGCATAATAGATTTCTTAGAATCCCACTCTATGTGAAGACTGCATCCTGTATTATTATgataaattattatttatttcctgCAACATATTGGGTCGTCTTTAAACCTGCTTTACTATTATGTGTGGTTTGGTACAAGAAGTCATACATGAATTATAGTGAAGATAGATTAGATAGGTTGGTGTTGGATTCCTGGAATGGTGTTTCCTGGTTAATCTGAATTGTCAACACTTAATTGAACAATTGCAGGGTTGTGTATGGATTTTTGTTGTGCTACCATTTTGACGCATCAGCCCATTAGGATCTGTGCAAATTTGAGGCATGTTTGTACCTAAAACACATGTAGTTTGTGTTATCTGATTCTTCTTTATGTTTCCATGCTCCTTACCAGTGAAAATTGGCCAAAGAAGAAATAATAAGTTTATTCGCCGACTTTTAAGCTACacatttatggtttttattgtggTACAATATGCTCAAAAGGCTCTTGATGCCTAGACATTGTTTGGCCCATTATGGTGGATTTGCTATTATTGCTCAGGTTTAAATTTCACTTCTTTATCTTTGAAATACATTGTATGAACTTTAATATCTGTCTGTCAGTGTGAGGTAGTTTCATTAGTTTTCTTATGGGAGTCTAATATTAGAGAAGGTGCTTCCGCTGGGAGTTGACCATGGCTAGTATTGTTCACCCGGCCGAGATGGCATTTAGTTACTAATCAGATTTACATCATCGTGTGGACTATTTGGTAAGTGGGATGACATGTTCTTTTGTTCAGAGGAGATTCTTAGAATCATGTACAGTTTGATGACATGTTCTCGTGTCCAGAGAAATTTAGAATCATGGATAAAATCATTCTTGTATCTGGACTGGGGGGCCATGAATATGAGGCTGCATTGGTCCTCGATAGATCGATGCAGTTGGTATGGGTAAGCGGGTAGCAGAGTCTGCACAAGCTTGATTGCTTGAAACCGCAATCAACGAGGCCCTTCCTTCTCTAAGAGCCTTAATGTTATGTTGCAGTCAAATGAAACAATGAAtcaacagtgaaatcaaattatgGATCTTTTGCATGAAAGAGTTAGAAATgattttgtttattgtttttaTTGTATTACACTTTACAGGATTCACTTCTCTTTTATACATGAATACAAAGATCAGAACAGTTTCAGATGCAACTGCCCTACGTTATAGACGGAGATAGACTAGGATAAAATGTTGAAGCCAACTGAAACACCTCAGTCTATATTGACTGAGACAATATAGGATCATCTTAGACTGACTCCTTAACACTCCCCGTCAAGTTAAGCATGAGTGGCCGAATGTTTAACTTGTCCCTTATAAGTTGATATCTAGGAGAAGCTAAccctttggtgaagatatctgctAGCTGATCCTTCGATGATAGAAACATGACATGTAGTTGTTTCTTAGCCACTCTTTCCCGAACAAAGTGATAGTCTATTTCAATGTGTTTCATACGAGCATGGAACACTGGGTTAGCTGTTAAGTACGTAGCTCCCAAGTTATCACACCACAAGTGTGGTGCCGTAATAGAGATGCCTAACTCTTTCAGCAATGATTGAATCCAAATTAACTCCGAGGTTGCAATCGCAATACCTCTATATTCAGCTTCCGTAGATGACTTCGAAACCGTCTTCTGTTTACGTGCACTCCAAGAGATCAGATTGCCACCAAAATAAATACCATATCCACTAGTAGAGCGTCTGTCATCAAGACTGCCTGCCCAATCCGAGTCAGTATAGGCTTGCAGAGACATATCTTGAGAAGGACTGAAGTACAGACCGTAATCCACTGTATGCTTAAGATAACGCAGGATCCTCTTTACCAACTCCCAATGCTCTACATATGGATCATGCATATATTGACATGCTTTGTTCACAGCAACCGAGATATCTGGACGTGTCAGATGAAGATATTGTAGTGCACCTACTACGCTTCGATATAGAGTTGCATCCGAGAACTTCGAAGTACCTTCTTTCTGTATTCTCGTTTGAACTGCCAGAGGGGTGCAGACAGGTTTGACTCCATCAAGTTTTGTTCTACAGAGCAAATCTGTAATATATTTTCGTTGACTGAGCACTAAACTCCTTCCTCGGCGATAGACTTCAATACCTAGGAAATAATTTAGAGAACCCATATCCTGAACAGCAAATTCTTTGCTCAAGTTAGATATGAGATCATCACACACAAATTTATTAGACCCCGTGACCACaatgtcatctacatagatcAGTACGTATATAGTGTAAGAACTTTCCTTTTTAATAAACAGGGAAGTGTCAGATATTGAACCTGTGAACCCTAGATGAATGAGATAATTACTGAGCCTGGAGAACCAAGCCCGTGGGGCTTGCTTTAGACCATAGATCGACTTATGTAACTTACAGACATGATTAGGGTTTTCAGGATCCACAAACCCTGGAGGCTGCTTCATGAA
Coding sequences within:
- the LOC113271584 gene encoding uncharacterized protein LOC113271584; this translates as MACTIDFRRLDEGLGGTRNKRKRSDEEELEFTFTNTSMDVDDEGEPSAKRTAISSAEGKPTYDGVIAGRVSGRKWKQPRTKRASAMNIKVNPRTFDERMKEKEIKKAFKSRVDELKLEIKNNKIEKRLEREKREKKKQENILRTGTKIQKITNPKTLKKISKSKNKGQLRKVPDEMFKRK